Within Desulfurobacterium thermolithotrophum DSM 11699, the genomic segment AGAGCAAAAGAGGTTAGTTACAAACTAACAGATATTTCAACAGAGATAAAAAATAGAACTCTAAAAAAGGCTGCAGAGCTCCTTAGAGAAAGGAAAGAGCTAATTGAAAAGGAAAACCAAAAGGATCTAATTGCCGGAGAAGAAAAAGGACTATCAAAAGCAATGCTTGATAGGCTTCTTCTGAATGAAAAGAGAATAAACGGAATGATACAAGTCCTTAATGACGTTGCTTCTTTAAATGATCCCGTTGGTGAAATAATAAAAATGTGGAAAAGACCAAACGGTATTAAAATTGGAAAAATGAGAGTACCTCTTGGGGTTGTTGGAATTATCTACGAATCAAGACCAAACGTAACAGTTGAAGCAGCTTCTCTTTGTATAAAGAGTTCCAATGCTGTTATCTTAAAAGGTGGTTCTGAAGCAATAAACTCAAACAGAATATTAGTAAACATCCTTAAAGAAGCTGCAACTTCAGAAGGTTTTCCAGAAGAAGCAATTCAATTTATTGACACAACAGAACGCTTGGCAGTCAAAGAAATGCTTCAGCTTGATGAGTATATAGATGTAATTATTCCAAGAGGAGGAGAAGGACTTATTAGGTTTGTTGCAGAAAATGCAAGAATGCCTGTAATCAAGCACTACAAAGGTGTTTGCCATGTTTTTGTAGATGAATTTGCAGACCTTGAAAAAGCTTGGAATATCTGCTTTAACGCCAAAGTTCAAAGGCCTGGTGTCTGTAACGCAATGGAGACAATGCTTGTTCACTCAAACATTTCTGACGCATTTATGCCAACAATGATTGAAATGTTTAAAAAAGCCAAAGTAGAACTAAGAGGCTGTGAAAGAGCGCTCCAGTATGATCCAAAATACATTAAACCAGCAACAGAAGACGATTGGTACGCAGAATACCTTGATCTTATCCTTGCAGTGAAAATAGTTGATTCTCTTGATGAAGCAATTGATCACATCAACACTTACGGCTCTCACCATAGTGATGCTATAGTTACAGAAAACTACACGAACGGAATGAAGTTTTTAAATAGAGTTGATTCAGCAGCAGTTTATATAAATGCTTCAACAAGGTTCACAGACGGTAACGTTTTCGGTCTTGGTGCAGAAATGGGAATCTCAACAGATAAAATACATGTTAGAGGTCCAATGGGACTTGAAGATTTAACGATTCCTAAGTACATCATCTTTGGTGATGGACAAATTAGAGAATAAAACCTTATTCCCGCCTTCTGGCGGGAACTTAAAACCTAAAAGGAGTAAAAAATTTGATCACGAAATCTGAAATTGGAACTTTTCTTTTTTGGTTTTTCTTCGTCGTTACAATTGTATGGACGTTTGTAGCGATTTTTCAAAAAATATGGGAGCTGTGGAGAAAAAAAAGATAAGAAAAAACAATTAGCTTACTTCAGGAAGAATCTTTTTAACTACTTCTTCGGGAGTAAGTTCGTCTGTTCTTATTATTATTTTTGCTTTTTCATAGTGTGAAAGCCTTCTTTTCAAGAGGTCTCTTACTTTCTCCTTTCCAAGCCTTACAAGAGGTCTATTACTATCCTTAGAGATTCTTTCCCATAATTTTTCAAAATCTGTTTTCAAGTAAACAGAAACGCTATTTTTATTTATTAGCTCCATGTTATTTTTGTAAGTAGGAGCTCCACCTCCAGTTGATATTACAAGATTTTTAGGCTTTAAGAGAAATTCAACAAGAGTTTTTCTTTCTATTTCTCTAAATCTTTCCTCTCCAAACTTTTCAAAAATACAAGGAATAGACATATTTGTTCTTTTCACAATTTCTTCGTCAAGGTCTACAAACGGTATTTTTAAAACCTTAGATAAAAGTTTCCCTACTGTTGTCTTCCCGCTTCCCATAAAACCAACAAGAACTATCTTGTCTTTCAAGTTATCCCTCTTTTCTTAAGTCTTATTTAAAAAGTTTGAAAAGTAGTTGAGAAAATCCTCAGCTTCTACAAAGTTTTTAATTCCTTCTATCTCCCAAGTTCTATAACCAATCACTTTCTTATCAAGTTTAAGAGCGTGTCCTATTTCACTTAAAGTTCCGTAACTTCCACCAACAGCAACAACAAGGTATTCCTTTTGACTACCAGATGTATCAAGATGTGGTTAAATTACCACATAACTGGTAGTCAAAGGACTCAACCCTGCCTAAAAGCGAACTACTACCCGCTATCCCTCCGCAGAGGGACTCGCAGGATACTTTGTAGAGAAAGTCTGTTAGCTTAAATTTAATCGGATTACAGAGTTTAACAAACAGAAGTTTTAAGTCTTCTATGAGTCTTAAGGAGCTCTCTCCTACCCTTACTATGTTGTATGCTCCTACACAGTCAGCATTGAAAATTTTGTCTAAAACTTTGTCTTTTAGAACTCCTCTGCACCTCCTAACAGCTTGGGTAAGTCCTTTGAGCTTGACAAGGAGTTCTTTAAGTAGCTCTCTGTTTCCTTTTTCCTTCGCTTTTAGGTATTCTTTCCCTGCTTCTCTGACTTCAAATATGTCTGCAAAGGGTGAGGTCTTTGAGGTAAATGGTTCCTCTATTTCAAAAACCTTTATCCCTAATTCTTCCGCTTTGTATTTGATAAGCTCTATCAGTCTCCTGAACGGAATTGATACAAAATGCTGGTTGTTTTTCTTTCCAAGATTCACTCCGTCTTTACTCTCTGTCGCTCCTTTCCCTATGTAGAGCTTTTTGTGGTCAGTAGCTTTTAGAACGTCAACTACCTTCCTGCTTATCTTGTGAAAGTCGTTGTCTATCTTCCTCTTTCTGTATGATGAGAGTTCTTTGAGTTTTATGAGTTTTTCTGCTAGAGTTTTCTTTATGTTTTCTGCTTTTTCTCTGTCTTCTGTCTGGGAGAGTTTATTGGTGAGGGTGTCTATTTCTGATTGGAGTTTGCTCTTTTCTTTGTTGAACCACTGGTTGAATGCTTTTATCTCTTTTCCTGAAACTATGAGGCTTTTAAGGTCTTTATTTGTTGAAAGGAGTGTTATGAGGTTGTTAAGTCCTAAGTCTATACCTGCTACGTGCTTTCCTGTCTTTTCTACTTCTGGAAGTTCTACTTTATAAACAACGTCTGCATAAACGTCTGTCCCAAAAAGTTTCAGTCTTAAACTCTTGACTTCAAAGGTGAACTCTTTGGGTAGTTTTACTTTCAGAAATTCTTTGTTGTTGATTCTAAGTTTTATCAGAATACTGTCCTCTAAACGCTCGAACGTGTTTACGTTGAGTTCTACCGAGAAGTTCATCAAATACTTTAGCTTCTTTGGTTTTGGAGGTCTGGGAGTCCCTTTGAATTTTTTTGGATTTTTTAGATACTCTTTATATGCTTTCCTGTAGCTTTTAAAACTTTTTACTACATCTCTTATAACCTGCTGAAGAATGTAGTTGTTGTCAGTCTTCTTTTTCTGCTCTTTTAGAGCATTCAAGAATCTTTTAAGTTCTTCGTCTTTTAAGATGTTTTCTTTAACTTCTCTAAAGCTTTTGAGCTTTTCTTCTTTCTTTGAAGAGTATTCTCCTTCTTTTATGAGTCCATAGAGGATTGACTGGTCAGTTGGGTAATATCCGTAAAGCTCTTTGTATCTCCTGAGAAGGAGTATCAAGAGGTTTTTAAAGTGAGCAAGGTCTAAAAGGAGATTTTTAACTTTTTCTTTCCTCTCCTTTCCCGATATTCTGATGGTTAAAACTCTATTGATGAGCATCTTCTAATATCTTCCTTATCTTCCTGCGGTTGCTGTAAAGTTTCATTGAAAACGAGTGTAAAAGTGTAATTATTTCTTCAATTATCTCTTCTGTATCACTCTTTTCGTTCGTGTAGTCGTTGATTACAACAATCTCTGTCCCATAACGCTTGAACAGATTCTCAAAAAAGTTAAATCCAGTTCTTGTAAGTCTATCTCTAAACGTTACCACTACCTTAGCTATGCGGTAGGAGAGAATCTCGTTAAGCAGAAGCTGAAAATCTTTTCTCTTATCAAAGTTTAAAGCACTTGCAATGTCTTTGTAGATTCCGTCTATCTTCCATCCTCTTGCTATGCAGAAGTTCTTCGCTACCTCTATTTGATTGATTAAATCTTGCTTCTGTTTAAGAGTTGACACTCTTGCGTAAATGACAGTTTTTCTTTCTGCTGGTTTACCGCTCTTTTCAAGAAGATATTTGTAAACACTTTCAGGGTCAAAATCATAGTGTCCGTTGGGGAGTCTTTCAGCCTTAAGGACACCTTCTTTTCTTAACTTCCTGAGAGTTGACCTTGAAATTCGCAATATTTCCATTACTTCTCTTGCTTTCATACCATGAAATGAAGTATTTCCGATATATATTGTCAAGTGTAGCTAAAATTTAGTGGTTATATTCTGGAAGAATACCTATTGTTAATCCTCCAGCCTTCTTAGCTCCTTTCGCTCCAGCTTCCATAACTCCAAAAAGACCACCACAGATAAGGACATAGCCCCTTTTAGCTACTAAATAACCAATTTCTTCAGCTACTTTATAAAGTTCAGAACCTTCTTGAACACATCCATCTCCAATAAGTGAAATACTTCTTATCACTTATTTTGCTCCTTTTAAGTATTCAACGAGAGGTTCTTTTACTTCCACAAGACCAAGCTCTGTAATTTCCATAAGGTGAAGTCTTGTATCATGTCCACAGAGTCTGCAACCATCAATCCTAAGGATTCTCAATATATCGCCAAGTTCCTTTTTAAAAGCCTTTGCCCTATTTGGAGAAAGTAAAATTTCTTTTGATAGAACTACTGTGCAGTCTACGATATGACCTACTGCATATCCACCAGCAGCTTCTGCTGAGAGTTCATCATGGCCACTTCTTTTTTGAGAGACAAAAATTGCAGTTTGATACCACTTTTTCATGAAGTTAAAGAAAGCCCTTACAATAGAACGTGCAAGCATCTCCTTTGCTTCAAAAAGTCCAGTGATAGAATCTATCACTGTTTTTCGGCAATGATAGGTTCTATACACATAAGCAAGAGTATCAAGCATTGTTGGAATATCATCTCTTAATTTTGAGTTGCTGGCAGCATCTATGAGAATAATGTTGTTTTCTATCTCTTCAAAATCTATTCCCATTGCAGTAGCTCTTTGCTTTAAACCTGCTGCAACAAAAGCAGCAGGACTTTCGACAGTTACAAAGCAAACCTTTTGTCCAAGAGAAGCTTGCTTTACTGTAAACTGTTCAGCCATTAAGCTTTTACCTGTATCTGGCATTCCAGTAAGGTTTACAACTGCATACTCTGGAATACCACCAAGAGGTTTCTTTACAGGTTTCCCTTCTTCCCATTCAACTTTAAAAAAAAGTTCATCAAATCCCTTTACTCCCGTTGGAACACCTTTAAGTTCAGGAGCTCTTTCTATAGCTTCACCAAGAAGATAAACGTTATCCTTCATTACTTGAGGTTGTCTATCTTGGAATTGATAATCTCCCATCTCTCTCCCCTACAATCGGTTTTAAGTTCTCAATAAAGAAGCTCCCCAGCTTAAGAGCTCCTCTGTTCTCTTTTCATCTGGAGTTTCTGCATAAACTCTAAAAACAGGTTCTGTTCCTGAAGGTCTAAATAAAAGCCAGGAATCATCTTCGAAAATTATCTTAAGACCATCTATAGTTAAAACTCTTTGAATTTTTAAGTTTTCCCATTTTTCAGGAGGATTCTCTTTGAGTTTTTCTAAAGCTTTTCTTTCCCTATCTGTAACTGGTAAATCCATTCTCTTATAGTAGGCTGTTCCAAATTCATCAAAAAGATCTTTAACAAGTTCAGAAACTGTTTTCCCTTCGGCTAACATCTTTTCTACAATTAAAAGTCCCATTAAAAGTCCGTCTCTTTCAGGAAGGTAATCCATTAAAGCATATCCTCCACTTTCCTCACCACCAAACAGGACTTTTCTTTCCATTGCAATTTCAGAAATATTTTTAAACCCTACTGGAGTCTCTATTAATTCTAACCCCTCTTTTCTACATATCTTATCCACAAGATAACCTGTAGAAACTGTTTTTACTACAACTCCATCTTTTTTACCTCTATTTCTAACTATGTGAAGAAGTAAAAGAGCATAGACTATTTGAGAATTTACAAAGTTTCCATTTTCGTCAACTATTCCTACTCTGTCTCCATCGCCATCATGAGCTATACCAATATCTGCCTTAACCGCTCTTACCTTTTCCATAAGTCCTGTTATGTTCTTTTCAACAATAGGTTCAGGATGCTTTCCACCAAAAAGGGGATCTCTATAAGCGTGAATTTCTGTAACGTTAACCTTAGTTCCTTCAACTGCCTTAAATAAAAGTCCTTGCTGAGCTCCATACATAGGATCATGAACTACGTTTATTTCCCTTTCTTTAAAAAGTGAAAGTTCTAGTTGATCTCTAACTCCTTCAACGTAAGGAACTGTAAAATCTTCTTCTTTATATCCTCCCTCTTGAACTTCTAAATCTTCCACTTCTAAAAGTTTTTCTTCTATTTTCTTTGTAAATACCGTTCTTGCTGCACCACCAAAAGTCTCTTTTACTTTGTAACCGTTATACTTTCCATGATTATGAGAGGCAGTTATTACTATTCCATTGTCAAATTTCCCGTAACGTGTCATAAAGGAAACTGCTGGAGTTGGAGCAAAACCTTTTGAAAGAACTACCTCAAATCCCATTCCTGCTAAAATACCAGCAACAAATCTTCCACAATCTTCAGATAAAAATCTTAAATCATAACCTACAGCAACCCTCTTAGCACCGTTTTCTTTTAACACTTTTCCATGAGCAAGTGTGACTTTTTTTAAATTTTCAAATGTAAAATCTTTTGAAATTACACCTCTCCAGCCATCTGTTCCAAACTTTATCATCAATTCACCCCCAAATTTTTCTCAAAAGGACTTGTCAAATTTTAACAGAAGTCCTAAATTATCCATCGTCAAGTTACGGGGCATAGCTCAGCTTGGTTAGAGCGCGTGCCTTGGGAGCACGAGGTCGCCCGTTCAAATCGGGCTGCCCCGACCATTTAATATTCATCTGGGCCCGTAGCTCAGCTGGATAGAGCAACGGACTTCTAATCCGTAGGTCGGAGGTTCGAATCCTCCCGGGCCCGCCACTTCAAAAGAT encodes:
- a CDS encoding KaiC domain-containing protein; translated protein: MGDYQFQDRQPQVMKDNVYLLGEAIERAPELKGVPTGVKGFDELFFKVEWEEGKPVKKPLGGIPEYAVVNLTGMPDTGKSLMAEQFTVKQASLGQKVCFVTVESPAAFVAAGLKQRATAMGIDFEEIENNIILIDAASNSKLRDDIPTMLDTLAYVYRTYHCRKTVIDSITGLFEAKEMLARSIVRAFFNFMKKWYQTAIFVSQKRSGHDELSAEAAGGYAVGHIVDCTVVLSKEILLSPNRAKAFKKELGDILRILRIDGCRLCGHDTRLHLMEITELGLVEVKEPLVEYLKGAK
- a CDS encoding shikimate kinase; this translates as MKDKIVLVGFMGSGKTTVGKLLSKVLKIPFVDLDEEIVKRTNMSIPCIFEKFGEERFREIERKTLVEFLLKPKNLVISTGGGAPTYKNNMELINKNSVSVYLKTDFEKLWERISKDSNRPLVRLGKEKVRDLLKRRLSHYEKAKIIIRTDELTPEEVVKKILPEVS
- a CDS encoding phosphoglucomutase/phosphomannomutase family protein, whose amino-acid sequence is MIKFGTDGWRGVISKDFTFENLKKVTLAHGKVLKENGAKRVAVGYDLRFLSEDCGRFVAGILAGMGFEVVLSKGFAPTPAVSFMTRYGKFDNGIVITASHNHGKYNGYKVKETFGGAARTVFTKKIEEKLLEVEDLEVQEGGYKEEDFTVPYVEGVRDQLELSLFKEREINVVHDPMYGAQQGLLFKAVEGTKVNVTEIHAYRDPLFGGKHPEPIVEKNITGLMEKVRAVKADIGIAHDGDGDRVGIVDENGNFVNSQIVYALLLLHIVRNRGKKDGVVVKTVSTGYLVDKICRKEGLELIETPVGFKNISEIAMERKVLFGGEESGGYALMDYLPERDGLLMGLLIVEKMLAEGKTVSELVKDLFDEFGTAYYKRMDLPVTDRERKALEKLKENPPEKWENLKIQRVLTIDGLKIIFEDDSWLLFRPSGTEPVFRVYAETPDEKRTEELLSWGASLLRT
- a CDS encoding glutamate-5-semialdehyde dehydrogenase; this translates as MNVKEMAKRAKEVSYKLTDISTEIKNRTLKKAAELLRERKELIEKENQKDLIAGEEKGLSKAMLDRLLLNEKRINGMIQVLNDVASLNDPVGEIIKMWKRPNGIKIGKMRVPLGVVGIIYESRPNVTVEAASLCIKSSNAVILKGGSEAINSNRILVNILKEAATSEGFPEEAIQFIDTTERLAVKEMLQLDEYIDVIIPRGGEGLIRFVAENARMPVIKHYKGVCHVFVDEFADLEKAWNICFNAKVQRPGVCNAMETMLVHSNISDAFMPTMIEMFKKAKVELRGCERALQYDPKYIKPATEDDWYAEYLDLILAVKIVDSLDEAIDHINTYGSHHSDAIVTENYTNGMKFLNRVDSAAVYINASTRFTDGNVFGLGAEMGISTDKIHVRGPMGLEDLTIPKYIIFGDGQIRE
- a CDS encoding RNA-guided endonuclease InsQ/TnpB family protein, producing the protein MLINRVLTIRISGKERKEKVKNLLLDLAHFKNLLILLLRRYKELYGYYPTDQSILYGLIKEGEYSSKKEEKLKSFREVKENILKDEELKRFLNALKEQKKKTDNNYILQQVIRDVVKSFKSYRKAYKEYLKNPKKFKGTPRPPKPKKLKYLMNFSVELNVNTFERLEDSILIKLRINNKEFLKVKLPKEFTFEVKSLRLKLFGTDVYADVVYKVELPEVEKTGKHVAGIDLGLNNLITLLSTNKDLKSLIVSGKEIKAFNQWFNKEKSKLQSEIDTLTNKLSQTEDREKAENIKKTLAEKLIKLKELSSYRKRKIDNDFHKISRKVVDVLKATDHKKLYIGKGATESKDGVNLGKKNNQHFVSIPFRRLIELIKYKAEELGIKVFEIEEPFTSKTSPFADIFEVREAGKEYLKAKEKGNRELLKELLVKLKGLTQAVRRCRGVLKDKVLDKIFNADCVGAYNIVRVGESSLRLIEDLKLLFVKLCNPIKFKLTDFLYKVSCESLCGGIAGSSSLLGRVESFDYQLCGNLTTS
- a CDS encoding IS607 family transposase; its protein translation is MKAREVMEILRISRSTLRKLRKEGVLKAERLPNGHYDFDPESVYKYLLEKSGKPAERKTVIYARVSTLKQKQDLINQIEVAKNFCIARGWKIDGIYKDIASALNFDKRKDFQLLLNEILSYRIAKVVVTFRDRLTRTGFNFFENLFKRYGTEIVVINDYTNEKSDTEEIIEEIITLLHSFSMKLYSNRRKIRKILEDAHQ